The proteins below come from a single Salinilacihabitans rarus genomic window:
- a CDS encoding glycosyltransferase family 2 protein: MKLSVVVSTLNDRERLLPCLDALAARTPGDVEVVVVNGPSSDGTTGAVRNRDDVDVLVEISERNPAVSRNAGIEVADGDVVAFLGDERAVSDSWYEGLRAAFEGGADVVTGPVSGGAGAVGKAASRVARRSVTYFDGANVAFDRTVLEALDGFDEYLRAESARDCADRVAALGFRVTWSAEMAVRSDVGTDGGRSGDWGDRYRSLAYRLGKNYGPRPSVAGRIVASAVRDGLAGARGVAVGEATPTDWFGDGVTVVRNAARGLRDGVLARYDDRSGRRNPYGISTRHDRAVRVYDRR; the protein is encoded by the coding sequence ATGAAGCTCTCGGTAGTCGTCTCGACGTTGAACGACCGAGAGCGCCTGCTGCCGTGTCTGGACGCCCTCGCCGCCCGGACGCCCGGTGACGTCGAGGTCGTCGTCGTCAACGGTCCCTCCTCCGACGGGACCACGGGCGCGGTCCGGAACCGCGACGACGTCGACGTCCTCGTCGAGATCTCCGAGCGCAACCCGGCGGTCTCGCGCAACGCCGGCATCGAGGTCGCCGACGGCGACGTCGTCGCCTTCCTCGGCGACGAGCGGGCCGTCTCCGACTCGTGGTACGAGGGCCTGCGGGCCGCCTTCGAGGGCGGCGCCGACGTCGTCACGGGTCCGGTCTCCGGCGGCGCAGGCGCCGTCGGCAAGGCCGCCAGCCGGGTCGCCCGGCGGTCGGTGACGTACTTCGACGGCGCCAACGTCGCGTTCGACCGCACCGTCCTCGAGGCGCTCGACGGCTTCGACGAGTACCTCCGCGCGGAGAGCGCGCGCGACTGCGCCGACCGCGTCGCCGCCCTCGGCTTCCGGGTGACCTGGAGCGCCGAGATGGCCGTCAGGAGCGACGTCGGCACCGACGGCGGGCGGAGCGGCGACTGGGGGGACCGCTACCGGTCGCTCGCCTACCGCCTCGGGAAGAACTACGGCCCGCGGCCGTCGGTGGCCGGCCGGATCGTCGCGAGCGCGGTCCGGGACGGGCTTGCCGGCGCGCGCGGGGTCGCCGTCGGCGAGGCGACGCCGACCGACTGGTTCGGCGACGGCGTCACGGTCGTCCGAAACGCCGCTCGCGGCCTGCGCGACGGCGTCCTCGCGCGCTACGACGACCGCTCGGGCAGGCGCAACCCCTACGGCATCTCGACGCGCCACGACCGGGCCGTCCGGGTGTACGACCGTCGCTGA
- a CDS encoding MBL fold metallo-hydrolase, whose amino-acid sequence MEVTRRPVPTATRAPGGRTNAYVLGRDPALLVDPAGRTDALDRLVADRGVEHVLVTHAHPDHVDAVAAYADGTDATVWARYGRTDRFREATGADPDRTFLPGTTIPLGDGDARVVDAPGHAPDHVAVVAGDDGPVCCGDCAVREGSVVVGAPEGDMRAYLSTLRRLHARDPPRLLPGHGPVVDDPRATLERLIAHRLERERRVLAAVDAGARHLDEVLDAAYGKDLTGVADLARATVVAHLEKLAVEGRLAWDGKRERARPAGD is encoded by the coding sequence ATGGAGGTCACCCGCCGCCCGGTTCCGACGGCCACCCGCGCGCCCGGCGGCCGGACGAACGCCTACGTCCTCGGGCGCGACCCCGCGCTGCTGGTCGACCCCGCGGGCCGAACCGACGCCCTCGACCGGCTGGTCGCAGACCGCGGCGTCGAACACGTCCTCGTCACCCACGCCCACCCGGACCACGTCGACGCGGTCGCCGCCTACGCCGACGGGACGGACGCGACCGTCTGGGCGCGCTACGGCCGGACCGACCGCTTCCGCGAGGCGACCGGCGCCGACCCCGACCGGACGTTCCTGCCGGGGACGACCATCCCCCTCGGCGACGGCGACGCACGCGTCGTCGACGCGCCCGGCCACGCCCCCGACCACGTCGCGGTCGTCGCCGGCGACGACGGCCCCGTCTGCTGTGGCGACTGCGCCGTCCGCGAGGGGAGCGTCGTCGTCGGCGCCCCCGAGGGCGATATGCGCGCGTACCTGAGCACCCTCCGACGGCTGCACGCGAGGGACCCGCCGCGGCTGCTCCCCGGCCACGGCCCCGTGGTCGACGACCCCCGGGCGACGCTCGAACGCCTGATCGCACACCGCCTCGAACGGGAGCGCCGGGTGCTCGCGGCCGTCGACGCCGGCGCCCGACACCTCGACGAGGTGCTCGACGCGGCCTACGGGAAGGACCTGACCGGCGTCGCGGACCTCGCCCGGGCGACGGTCGTCGCGCACCTCGAAAAGCTCGCCGTCGAGGGCCGACTCGCGTGGGACGGCAAACGAGAGCGGGCGCGGCCCGCCGGCGACTGA
- a CDS encoding NAD(P)/FAD-dependent oxidoreductase produces MTGGEGDAEPELAVGADAFVDRGAGLEVAVVGAGAVGATAAYDLARQGADVTLYDRGGVASGASGRAAGVCYAAFAERPDADLAADAIERFRAFSGDDTFPFVECPYVWLAREGDDERAAAIREGIEGMQARGVIAVEADGDALAERFPALRTDDVAVAGIAGAAGYTDPGRYVACLAAAADGAGATVETETPVAVRTDPPRVVPAGGAEREVDAVVVAAGAHTGRVLADADVPIPVKPYRVQALVADADLDEPTCYDATGGFYVRPHPEGVLAGDGTEEVESDPDEYDRDADPGFAADLRERVEARFPDLDLDVNRAWAGLCTATPDRDPLVGAVREGVYVATGFQGHGFMRAPAIGERVADEVLGGEGIDAFDPTRFTGDEEFEIVEGMAVDRD; encoded by the coding sequence ATGACGGGCGGGGAAGGCGACGCCGAACCCGAACTCGCCGTCGGCGCCGACGCCTTCGTCGACCGCGGCGCGGGTCTGGAGGTGGCCGTCGTCGGGGCGGGCGCCGTCGGCGCGACGGCGGCCTACGACCTCGCCCGGCAGGGCGCCGACGTGACGCTGTACGACCGCGGCGGCGTCGCCAGCGGCGCGAGCGGCCGCGCGGCCGGGGTCTGCTACGCCGCCTTCGCCGAGCGGCCCGACGCCGACCTCGCGGCCGACGCCATCGAACGCTTCCGGGCGTTCTCCGGGGACGACACCTTCCCGTTCGTCGAGTGCCCGTACGTCTGGCTGGCCCGCGAGGGCGACGACGAGCGCGCGGCCGCGATCCGCGAGGGGATCGAGGGGATGCAAGCGCGCGGCGTGATCGCGGTCGAGGCCGACGGCGACGCGCTCGCCGAGCGCTTCCCGGCGCTGCGGACGGACGACGTCGCCGTCGCCGGGATCGCCGGCGCGGCCGGCTACACCGACCCCGGGCGGTACGTCGCCTGCCTCGCCGCGGCCGCGGACGGCGCGGGCGCGACGGTCGAGACGGAGACGCCCGTCGCGGTGCGGACGGACCCGCCGCGGGTGGTGCCGGCGGGCGGCGCGGAGCGCGAGGTCGACGCCGTCGTCGTCGCCGCGGGCGCACACACCGGGCGCGTGCTCGCCGACGCCGACGTGCCGATCCCCGTGAAACCCTACCGGGTGCAGGCGCTGGTCGCCGACGCGGACCTCGACGAGCCGACGTGTTACGACGCCACCGGCGGCTTCTACGTCCGGCCTCACCCCGAGGGCGTCCTCGCTGGCGACGGCACCGAGGAGGTCGAATCTGACCCGGACGAGTACGACCGCGACGCCGACCCCGGCTTCGCCGCGGACCTGCGCGAGCGCGTCGAGGCCCGATTCCCGGACCTCGACCTCGACGTGAACCGCGCGTGGGCGGGGCTCTGTACGGCGACGCCGGACCGGGACCCGCTGGTCGGCGCGGTGCGGGAGGGAGTGTACGTGGCGACGGGGTTCCAGGGCCACGGCTTCATGCGCGCGCCGGCGATCGGCGAGCGGGTCGCCGACGAGGTACTCGGCGGGGAGGGGATCGACGCGTTCGACCCGACGCGCTTTACGGGCGACGAGGAGTTCGAGATCGTAGAGGGGATGGCGGTCGACCGCGACTGA
- a CDS encoding SPW repeat domain-containing protein, with the protein MSERESTTESFVVTARSAGLAAGIGAIVLASTAVFTITGGMGLHNVLVGSVIATVASVLAFRTDQGSPSIALAAVLVVVGLWTAASPFVFGITRELVLWLNGAAGGLVALLAVASIYGILRPSTETRSSGATGA; encoded by the coding sequence ATGAGCGAGCGTGAATCCACTACCGAGTCGTTCGTCGTAACCGCGCGGTCGGCGGGGCTGGCCGCCGGGATCGGTGCGATCGTGCTGGCCTCGACGGCCGTGTTCACGATCACCGGCGGGATGGGGCTGCACAACGTCCTCGTGGGGTCCGTGATCGCCACCGTCGCCTCGGTGCTCGCGTTCCGGACCGATCAGGGTTCGCCGAGCATCGCCCTCGCGGCGGTGCTGGTCGTGGTCGGGCTGTGGACGGCCGCCTCGCCGTTCGTCTTCGGGATCACCCGCGAACTGGTGCTCTGGCTCAACGGGGCCGCCGGCGGGCTGGTGGCGCTGCTGGCCGTCGCGAGCATCTACGGCATCCTGCGGCCGTCGACGGAGACGCGCTCGTCGGGCGCGACGGGAGCGTAA
- a CDS encoding winged helix-turn-helix transcriptional regulator, with product MSMSTADDRAGASEETLSETEYRDRLRELPPSAKLVAKVLESDSPLSQGQLAEESLLPDRTVRYALNRLEDVDLVDSRYSFRDARKQVYYLKI from the coding sequence ATGAGCATGAGTACCGCTGACGACCGCGCCGGAGCCAGCGAGGAGACCCTGTCCGAGACCGAGTACCGCGACCGCCTCCGCGAACTGCCGCCCAGCGCGAAGCTCGTCGCCAAGGTCCTCGAATCGGACTCGCCGCTCTCGCAGGGCCAACTCGCCGAGGAGTCGCTGCTGCCCGACCGGACCGTCCGCTACGCCCTGAACCGCCTCGAGGACGTCGACCTCGTCGACTCCCGGTACAGCTTCCGCGACGCCCGCAAGCAGGTCTACTACCTCAAGATCTGA
- a CDS encoding YkgJ family cysteine cluster protein, which yields MNSLETDLERARDLSVADLADAIESIGFECTRCGACCTGHGEDEHTATVFPDEVRELGGSEGGDGKYDWRDVARPMPYGLRETDDGDPEGETFEWALRTDACGDCVFYEEENGTGACVAHEDRPLICRTYPFSVVLEGTSQPMGEAVDSVVLPAQREAGEAGDEEGVVRAHECEGLGRDISRADAEELARTLKRRAIRELEEAIGVRDNYRPAEPGPGEVVVHDSEGAKRPDGTPVENRE from the coding sequence GTGAACTCCCTCGAAACCGACCTCGAACGCGCCCGCGACCTCTCGGTGGCCGACCTCGCCGACGCGATCGAGTCGATCGGCTTCGAGTGCACGCGCTGTGGCGCCTGCTGTACGGGCCACGGCGAGGACGAGCACACCGCGACCGTCTTCCCGGACGAGGTGCGCGAACTGGGCGGGAGCGAGGGTGGCGACGGAAAGTACGACTGGCGCGACGTCGCCCGGCCGATGCCGTACGGCCTCCGGGAGACCGACGACGGCGACCCCGAGGGCGAGACGTTCGAGTGGGCCCTCCGGACCGACGCCTGCGGCGACTGCGTCTTCTACGAGGAGGAGAACGGCACCGGCGCCTGCGTCGCCCACGAAGACCGGCCGCTGATCTGCCGGACGTACCCGTTCAGCGTCGTCCTGGAGGGGACGAGCCAGCCGATGGGCGAGGCCGTCGACAGCGTTGTGCTCCCGGCGCAACGGGAAGCCGGCGAAGCCGGCGACGAGGAGGGCGTCGTCCGCGCCCACGAGTGTGAGGGCCTCGGCCGGGACATCTCGCGTGCGGACGCGGAAGAACTGGCGCGGACGCTAAAACGGCGGGCGATCCGCGAACTCGAAGAGGCGATCGGCGTCCGGGACAACTACCGGCCCGCCGAACCGGGCCCGGGCGAGGTCGTCGTCCACGACTCCGAGGGGGCCAAACGGCCGGACGGGACGCCGGTCGAGAACCGCGAGTAG
- a CDS encoding amidohydrolase family protein, whose translation MLVLEHGFRVVDVHARLTPDERVGVHGRAISADRLERELQQAGIVRAVVFPEPAPETSYVAANNGVARLSVDRPFVAFARINGSRAAGTDPAGRLRNAVRRRKEYHTTPDDVEQYAYDDRFHGFVIDPGVDGYPDEDVLERLEDVGLPVIVHGGVDAPPETLAETLLGRSFPVVVAHFGGHPLNRPLMGEMIDLLEAHDDCYLDTSFVRYRDLLERALLEHPDRVLFGSGAPATHPNVGVMELLTLEVSEDKLRRAFSKNACRVIEALAPDAG comes from the coding sequence ATGCTGGTGCTGGAACACGGGTTTCGCGTCGTCGACGTCCACGCCCGGCTGACGCCCGACGAGCGGGTGGGGGTCCACGGCCGGGCGATTTCGGCCGACCGCCTCGAGCGCGAACTGCAGCAGGCGGGCATCGTCAGGGCGGTCGTCTTCCCGGAACCCGCACCCGAGACGAGCTACGTCGCCGCCAACAACGGCGTCGCCCGTCTCAGCGTCGACCGGCCGTTCGTCGCGTTCGCGCGCATCAACGGCTCGCGGGCGGCCGGCACCGACCCCGCGGGCCGCCTCCGGAACGCCGTCCGCCGCCGCAAGGAATACCACACGACCCCCGACGACGTCGAGCAGTACGCCTACGACGACCGCTTTCACGGCTTCGTCATCGACCCCGGCGTCGACGGCTACCCCGACGAGGACGTGCTCGAACGCCTCGAGGACGTCGGCCTGCCCGTGATCGTCCACGGCGGCGTCGACGCCCCGCCCGAGACCCTCGCGGAGACCCTCCTCGGCCGCTCGTTCCCCGTCGTGGTCGCCCACTTCGGCGGCCACCCGCTGAACCGCCCGCTGATGGGCGAGATGATCGACCTCCTCGAAGCACACGACGACTGTTACCTCGACACCAGTTTCGTCCGCTACCGCGACCTGCTCGAACGGGCGCTGCTCGAACACCCCGACCGCGTCCTCTTCGGCAGCGGCGCGCCCGCCACACACCCGAACGTCGGGGTCATGGAACTTCTCACGCTCGAAGTCTCCGAGGACAAACTCCGCCGCGCGTTCTCGAAGAACGCCTGCCGCGTGATCGAGGCGCTCGCCCCCGACGCCGGCTGA
- a CDS encoding DUF7559 family protein produces the protein MPPTKEVKCTADDCYLDMFENHYTYDVPEDHDVSDLSCPVCGGTDCLEPIEL, from the coding sequence ATGCCACCGACGAAGGAGGTCAAGTGCACCGCCGACGACTGCTACCTCGACATGTTCGAGAACCACTACACCTACGACGTCCCCGAGGACCACGACGTCTCGGACCTCTCGTGTCCGGTCTGTGGCGGCACCGACTGCCTCGAACCGATCGAACTCTGA
- a CDS encoding Hsp20/alpha crystallin family protein, whose protein sequence is MNLGRLTDSVGNTLYRQIGRASSQVQRQRSLPVDVLEGEDSYLVVFDAPGAETDDLQVRYVDGTVKVRIDRFREFREGYAMRFPGRSMSLDGEAELPADAIVDADAGTARLTETGALRIEIPKEGSGDGAEREEVTVED, encoded by the coding sequence GTGAACCTCGGTCGGCTGACCGACTCCGTCGGAAACACCCTGTACCGACAGATCGGCCGCGCCAGCAGTCAGGTACAGCGCCAGCGATCGCTGCCCGTCGACGTCCTCGAAGGCGAGGATTCCTACCTCGTCGTCTTCGACGCGCCGGGCGCCGAAACCGACGACCTCCAGGTCCGGTACGTCGACGGCACCGTCAAGGTCCGCATCGACCGCTTCCGCGAGTTCCGGGAGGGGTACGCGATGCGCTTTCCCGGCCGCTCGATGTCACTCGACGGCGAGGCCGAGTTGCCGGCCGACGCGATCGTCGACGCTGACGCCGGCACGGCCCGTCTCACCGAGACCGGCGCGCTCCGGATCGAGATCCCGAAAGAGGGGTCCGGCGACGGCGCCGAGCGCGAGGAAGTGACCGTCGAGGACTGA
- a CDS encoding PPOX class F420-dependent oxidoreductase — translation MEEIPAAFDDLFERETFAHFATVMPDGTPQVTPVWIDADEEGNVLVNTARNRRKEKNVRENPKVGLSITDPDDPYRYVSIRGAVVEVTTDGAVEHIDRLARRYMGVDEYPHHGTEAGERVIVRIRPDRVVTSSG, via the coding sequence ATGGAGGAGATTCCCGCCGCGTTCGACGACCTGTTCGAGCGAGAGACGTTCGCACACTTCGCGACGGTCATGCCCGACGGCACGCCGCAGGTGACGCCGGTCTGGATCGACGCCGACGAGGAGGGGAACGTCCTCGTCAACACCGCGCGCAACCGCCGGAAGGAGAAGAACGTCCGCGAGAACCCGAAGGTGGGGCTCTCGATCACCGACCCCGACGACCCCTACCGGTACGTCTCGATCCGCGGGGCCGTCGTCGAGGTGACGACCGACGGCGCGGTCGAGCACATCGACCGGTTGGCCCGGCGGTACATGGGCGTCGACGAGTATCCCCACCACGGGACGGAGGCGGGAGAGCGGGTGATCGTCCGGATCAGGCCCGACCGGGTCGTCACGAGTTCGGGCTGA
- a CDS encoding radical SAM protein — MTDPETLSVTLVDGYVDEPAHFGVPPYVSTYPRYTAGALVDAGVPRERITYHTIDALRDDPDRWRDVEEADLVVYLGGMTVPGKYVGGTPAEPDEVRKLAWTARGTSLMGGPVKFGVGEENAGAVETERQDLDFDFVAKGDVEAAAFDLVESGLEGFNDRMRDVPEVTRWARQGAFVVEQHPNHPDYLICELETSRGCAYRCSFCTEPLYGNPSFRPPESVVDEVDALSDHGVEHFRIGRQADILAYGGDGEAPNPDALRELYGGIREVAPDLRTLHLDNVNPITVVNWPEKARDGIRIIAEHNTPGDTAAFGLESADPVVQEANNLNVSAEECFEAVRIVNEEAGWRPGGDPETAPNFGEDAPNRLPKLLPGINLLHGLKDEREETYERNLDFLRRVYDEGYMLRRVNIRQVMAFAGTEMSDTGARIAREHKKLFKRYKKRVREEIDNPMLERVAPPGTVLPEVHLEYHEDGRTFGRQLGTYPLLVAIPGEHPLGETLDVAVVDHGYRSVTGVPYPLDLNAASMDELTAVPGIGRRRAGDVVVNRPHESVADVGVDAEIDLSRVATVRPPAPAE; from the coding sequence ATGACCGACCCCGAGACGCTGTCCGTGACGCTCGTCGACGGCTACGTCGACGAGCCAGCCCACTTCGGGGTCCCGCCGTACGTCTCGACGTACCCCCGCTACACCGCCGGCGCGCTCGTCGACGCGGGGGTCCCCCGCGAGCGGATCACCTACCACACCATCGACGCCCTGCGGGACGACCCCGACCGCTGGCGCGACGTCGAGGAGGCCGACCTCGTGGTCTATCTCGGGGGGATGACCGTCCCCGGCAAGTACGTCGGCGGGACGCCGGCCGAACCCGACGAGGTCCGCAAACTCGCCTGGACCGCCCGCGGGACGAGCCTGATGGGCGGCCCCGTCAAGTTCGGCGTCGGCGAGGAGAACGCCGGCGCCGTCGAGACCGAGCGACAGGACCTCGACTTCGACTTCGTCGCCAAGGGCGACGTCGAGGCCGCCGCCTTCGACCTCGTCGAGAGCGGTCTCGAAGGGTTCAACGACCGGATGCGCGACGTCCCCGAGGTGACCCGGTGGGCCCGGCAGGGCGCGTTCGTCGTCGAGCAACACCCCAACCACCCCGACTACCTCATCTGCGAACTGGAGACCTCGCGGGGCTGTGCCTACCGGTGTTCGTTCTGCACGGAACCGCTGTACGGCAACCCGTCGTTTCGCCCGCCCGAGAGCGTCGTCGACGAGGTCGACGCCCTCTCCGATCACGGCGTCGAGCACTTCCGGATCGGCCGGCAGGCCGACATCCTCGCGTACGGCGGCGACGGCGAGGCGCCCAACCCCGACGCCCTCCGGGAACTGTACGGCGGCATCCGCGAGGTGGCGCCGGACCTCCGGACGCTCCACCTCGACAACGTGAACCCGATCACGGTGGTGAACTGGCCCGAGAAAGCGCGGGACGGAATCCGGATCATCGCCGAGCACAACACGCCCGGCGACACCGCCGCCTTCGGCCTCGAATCCGCCGACCCCGTCGTTCAGGAGGCGAACAACCTCAACGTCTCCGCCGAGGAGTGCTTCGAGGCCGTCCGGATCGTCAACGAGGAGGCCGGCTGGCGCCCCGGCGGCGACCCGGAGACGGCCCCGAACTTCGGCGAGGACGCCCCGAACCGCCTCCCCAAACTCCTGCCCGGCATCAACCTGCTGCACGGGCTGAAAGACGAGCGCGAGGAGACCTACGAGCGCAACCTCGACTTCCTCCGGCGGGTCTACGACGAGGGGTACATGCTCCGGCGGGTCAACATTCGGCAGGTGATGGCGTTCGCCGGCACGGAGATGTCAGACACCGGCGCGCGGATCGCCCGCGAGCACAAGAAACTGTTCAAACGGTACAAGAAGCGGGTCCGCGAGGAGATCGACAACCCGATGCTCGAACGCGTCGCCCCGCCGGGGACCGTCCTGCCGGAGGTCCACCTCGAGTACCACGAGGACGGCCGAACGTTCGGCCGCCAGCTCGGCACCTACCCGCTGCTGGTGGCGATCCCCGGCGAGCACCCCCTCGGCGAGACGCTGGACGTGGCCGTCGTCGACCACGGCTACCGCTCGGTCACGGGCGTCCCCTACCCGCTCGACCTCAACGCCGCCTCGATGGACGAACTCACCGCCGTCCCGGGGATCGGCAGGCGTCGCGCGGGCGACGTCGTCGTCAACCGCCCACACGAGTCGGTCGCCGACGTCGGCGTCGACGCCGAGATCGACCTCTCCCGGGTCGCGACCGTCCGCCCGCCCGCGCCGGCGGAGTGA
- a CDS encoding class I SAM-dependent methyltransferase — translation MKGQEWYQADDVAAAYDDKRFSKGGQLIDRREKGAVLDAITPVEGRNVLEIACGTGRFTVMLADRGADVVGLDISAAMLQQGREKARAAGVSDHLEFLRGDAGRLPFPDDHFDTVVAMRFFHLADDPEAFLREMRRVAREQIVFDTFNRFSARSVYNWALPMGSRLYSKSEVAVLLAKTDLTLVDVEDDFLVPYGLYRSIPNALASPIRAVDEAVGSLPVADHFASVSYWNARVR, via the coding sequence GTGAAAGGACAGGAGTGGTACCAGGCCGACGACGTCGCCGCAGCGTACGACGACAAGCGCTTCTCGAAGGGCGGTCAGTTGATCGACCGCCGCGAGAAGGGAGCCGTCCTCGACGCGATCACGCCGGTGGAGGGCCGGAACGTCCTCGAAATCGCCTGTGGCACCGGGCGGTTCACCGTCATGCTCGCCGACCGCGGGGCGGACGTCGTCGGACTCGACATCTCGGCCGCGATGTTACAGCAGGGACGCGAGAAGGCGCGGGCGGCCGGCGTCTCAGACCACCTCGAGTTCCTCCGGGGCGACGCCGGCCGGCTTCCGTTCCCCGACGATCACTTCGACACGGTCGTCGCGATGCGCTTTTTCCACCTCGCGGACGACCCGGAGGCGTTCCTGCGCGAGATGCGCCGCGTCGCCCGCGAGCAGATCGTCTTCGACACCTTCAACCGGTTCTCGGCGCGCAGCGTCTACAACTGGGCGCTCCCGATGGGCTCGCGGCTCTACTCGAAGAGCGAAGTCGCCGTTTTGCTGGCGAAGACGGACCTGACGCTGGTCGACGTCGAGGACGACTTTCTCGTCCCCTACGGCCTCTACCGGTCGATCCCGAACGCGCTCGCGTCGCCGATCCGGGCCGTCGACGAGGCCGTCGGGAGCCTCCCGGTGGCCGACCACTTCGCGTCGGTCTCGTACTGGAACGCGCGCGTACGGTGA
- a CDS encoding TRAM domain-containing protein — protein sequence MEISEKLLCLFSTDVSEEDGRYVIEIPRREVETGDIDPGEVYRVALISRDRSEDGSDSAGSRRSGPPSEPQPPVDVGETRYVEIEDIGKQGDGIARVERGYVIIVPGAEVGERVKIEVTEVKSNFAVGEIIEETF from the coding sequence GTGGAAATCTCTGAAAAACTCCTGTGTCTGTTCAGCACGGACGTATCGGAAGAGGACGGACGGTACGTGATCGAGATCCCGCGCCGGGAAGTCGAGACCGGCGACATCGATCCCGGCGAGGTCTACCGCGTCGCGCTCATCTCCCGCGATCGGTCGGAGGACGGGTCCGACTCGGCCGGATCGCGCCGTTCGGGTCCGCCGTCCGAACCCCAACCGCCGGTCGACGTCGGCGAGACGCGCTACGTCGAGATCGAGGACATCGGCAAGCAGGGCGACGGCATCGCTCGCGTCGAACGCGGCTACGTCATCATCGTCCCCGGCGCCGAGGTCGGCGAACGCGTCAAGATCGAGGTCACCGAGGTCAAGTCGAACTTCGCCGTCGGCGAGATCATCGAAGAGACCTTCTGA